The Marinilabiliales bacterium genome contains the following window.
GACTGGTGGTGCTCGACAGCGGCGACTGCATGGTGGATATGGCAAGGTACTTCCTCTCATTCACCCAATCAGAGTCCTGCGGCAAATGCACCTTCTGCAGGGTCGGCACCCGCAGGATGCTGAACATCCTCGACAGGCTTTGCAGCGGAAAGGCTAAGTCCGGCGAGCTGGATGAGCTGGAGACCCTGGCCGTGCAAGTCAAGGCGGGAAGCTTGTGCGGGCTCGGCAAGACGGCACCTAACCCGGTGCTTTCAACCATCAGGTATTTCCGCGACGAGTATGAGGCGCACCTTGAAGGCAGGTGCCCTACGGGTAAGTGCAAGGATTTGATTACATATTATGTCGACGACGAATGTATAGGCTGCACCATATGTGCGCAGAAGTGCCCGGTCGATGCAATAGAATTCAGGCCGCATGAAAAGCATGAAATAGATAAACAGGAATGCACAAGATGCGACATATGCAGGGAAGCCTGCCCCTCAGGTGCAGTTAAGGTAAAGTAACAGATGATTAAGCTCAGGATAAATAACAGGGAGATTGAGGCAAAAAAGGGAATGACCGTCCTCGAAGCGGCTGCACGCGAGGGTATTGAGATCCCGGCAATGTGCTATAACAGCGATGCCGGCCATTTCGCCTCCTGCATGGTGTGCGTAGTAAAAGAACAAAACTCATCCTCGCTGATCCCATCCTGCTCAGCCCTGGCTGCAGAAGGAATGGAAATAACAACCGATGACCAGCAGATACAGGAGGCAAGAAAAACGGCCATCGAACTGCTGCTGTCTGAGCATGCAGGGGATTGTGAAGCGCCGTGCCGCATTGCCTGCCCCGCCAATATGGACATCCCGCTTATGAACCGGTTCCTTGCAGAGGGTGATGCGAACAAGGCGCTAGAGGTTGTAATGAAAGATATTGCAATGCCGTCGGTCCTCGGCAGGATCTGTCCGGCTCCCTGCGAAGGGGCATGCCACCGCAAGGGTGTTGACGAGCCGGTCTCAATATGCGTTCTCAAACAGTTCGCCGGCGATGAGGGCAATATTGAGGTAAGGCAGGCACCGCCAAAAGAGGGCAGGATTGCCGTCATTGGAGCGGGCGTCGCGGGACTTTCGGCCGTCTGGTATTTACAGGTAAAAGGGTTTGGCTGCACCCTGTTCGACAGCAATCCCCAACCTGGAGGCGCCCTGAGATACGAGATCGGCGAAAAGACTCTCGACAGGGAAGTGCTCGACAGGGAAACCGGGTTTATCATCGATTCCGGTGTGGAGTACCATCCCGGCACCAAAGTGGATAAAGTCCGTTTTGATAAGATAGTGAAGGAATATGATGCCGTGGTGGTTGCTACCGGCAATTTCACTGAAGAGATCGGCAACTGGGGCCTCGCAAATAACGGTAAGCAGGTGACAGTCGACAAACAGAGCTACCGGACAAGTATCCCGAATGTCTTTGCAATCGGGAATGTCAACCGCAGCACCAGGCTTGCCATCAGGTCGGCTGCCCAGGGCAAGGAGGTGGCCTTCAGCATTGAACAGTTCCTTACAGGGTCTGAGCCTGAGGGAGAACCAAAACCATTCAACTCGCGAATTGGCCGGCTGCGCGAAACAGAGTTTCCGGTTTATATGAACGGCATCTCAGCGACAAAAAGGGTTGAGGCGGCGGATAAGGACAGCGGGGGATTTACCGCCGCTGAGGCGGCCCGTGAGGCATTACGCTGCATGCATTGCGAATGCCTGAAGCCTTCAGGATGCATACTGAGAAGCATGGCCCAAATGTACGGGGCCTCGCAGAGGAGGTTCAACCTCGAAGAGAGAAAACCGGTCAAAAAGACAACAGGCCATGACACTGTTGTGTTTGAACCGGGCAAATGCATCAGGTGCGGCATATGTGTCAGGCTTGCCGCTAAATATCACGAGAGGCCCGGATTAACATACATAGGAAGGGGATATGATGTAGAGATAGCAGTGCCTTTTGACGAAAACATCAAAGACGCAATTAAAAAAGCCGGCTCCATACTGGCAGGAGCCTGCCCCACCGGGGCCATCGCACTCAAGGCCGGCGAAAGTTCAAAAAGCCGGGATATTAAAGCCACATGAGCTAAAGTAAACAAAAAGAATATGAATTACCTGACAAACGTAATTAATTGATTATTAACTTCATTAACTTGCCTGATAAAGATGCAAAATCCTGGACAAACTATTAAACACTTGCGTAATGAACAATAACCATATCAACCAGCTCAGCCAACGATATTACCCGATATTGATCGTCATTATTATATTGACAGCCACGGGCATGACTCCGCTGCAGGCACAGCAGGATGACGGCGACTGGAAAAATTACAGGGGCAATGCACGGCTCACGGGCACAACAGAGAGTCCGATCCCCTCCAGTCCCCAAACATTGTGGACCTTCGATGCAGGATTCGACCTCAAATCCTCCCCTGTCATTTCCAACTCCAGGATTGTCATTGGCTCGGGAAACGGTATGGTCTACTGCCTCACTATTGACGGCAAGCTTATCTGGCAATACGAAACCGGCAACACCATCGAGGCCCCTGCCCTGATTTACAATAACAGGGTATATATAGGTAACCTGCAGGGTTCCATCTTCTGCCTGGACCTGGATAACGGAAATCTTATATGGGAATATAAAACTGATAACCAGGTATCGGCGGCCCCCAATATCTGGTCAGACGGTACACGGGACATACTGCTGGTAGGAAGCTACGACTACTACCTGCACGCCATCGATCCCGAAACAGGCAGCTCCATATGGAAATATGAACTGTACAACTACCTCCATTCCGCCGTGGCAATAGAGAACGACCTGGCAGTGTTCGGTGGTTGCGACGGCTATCTCCACAGGGTGGACCTGCGCAGGGGCGACGGGCTGCCCGAGATTGAGATAGCCAGCTACGTGGCAGGCTCCCCGGCACTTGAAGAAGGTATTGCCTATATAGGCGATTACGACGGGGTCTTCAGCGCCGTGAACTACCTGAGTGGGGATATCCTCTGGAGATGGACCGATGAGGAGAGGCAGCTTCCCTTCGTCGCCT
Protein-coding sequences here:
- a CDS encoding 4Fe-4S dicluster domain-containing protein; protein product: FKAVQIGGPSGGCVPHYLSDTPVDFESLIDAGAMMGSGGLVVLDSGDCMVDMARYFLSFTQSESCGKCTFCRVGTRRMLNILDRLCSGKAKSGELDELETLAVQVKAGSLCGLGKTAPNPVLSTIRYFRDEYEAHLEGRCPTGKCKDLITYYVDDECIGCTICAQKCPVDAIEFRPHEKHEIDKQECTRCDICREACPSGAVKVK